The following coding sequences are from one Humulus lupulus chromosome X, drHumLupu1.1, whole genome shotgun sequence window:
- the LOC133806455 gene encoding chloroplast envelope membrane protein-like: MAPAKKNVASSSDFFLNDIQEKNILKKFIELKELSFFDEMIKDYPERQLQKFHVGVYKEMIQLIKMDNEGRIHTILHFSTNLISFLILSVYSILGNEELIFLNSCLQEFLYNLSDTVKKISILLLTDLCVRFHSPHGWELMIGSIYKDFGFAHNEQIISGLVSTFPVILDTIFKYRIFRYLNCVSLSLVVIYHSMND; encoded by the coding sequence ATGGCACCCGCAAAGAAGAATGTCGCGAGCTCCTCCGATTTTTTTTTGAATGATATTCAAGAAAAgaatattctcaaaaaattcataGAATTAAAAGAACTCTCCTTCTTCGACGAAATGATAAAGGACTACCCGGAAAGGCAGTTACAAAAGTTTCACGTTGGAGTTTACAAAGAAATGATCCAATTGATCAAGATGGACAATGAAGGCCGTATCCATACGATTTTACATTTCTCAACAAATCTAATTTCTTTCCTTATTCTAAGTGTTTATTCTATTCTAGGTAATGAAGAACTTATTTTTCTTAACTCTTGTCTTCAAGAATTTCTATATAATTTAAGTGACACAGTAAAaaaaatttctattcttttattaactGATTTATGTGTAAGATTCCATTCACCCCATGGTTGGGAACTAATGATTGGCTCTATCTACAAAGATTTTGGATTTGCTCATAATGAACAAATTATATCCGGTCTTGTTTCTACTTTTCCAGTTATTTTAGATACAATTTTTAAATATCGGATCTTTCGTTATTTAAATTGTGTATCTCTGTCACTTGTAGTGATTTATCATTCAATGAATGATTGA